In Thermococcus stetteri, the following proteins share a genomic window:
- a CDS encoding ferritin family protein → MGAEELIKRIIWQENELYNLYKLGETFALFERPDLKDDFAQLAEEELRHRKTLEGLLSEGSLKNMIFDYVEELELEPMVHDERAHPESLEELVVEALIREKHAYELYTRLAEILDGSLSHIFKMMAGEELKHAYRLRLIYEKIDG, encoded by the coding sequence ATGGGGGCCGAAGAGCTGATAAAAAGGATTATCTGGCAGGAAAACGAGCTCTACAACCTGTACAAGCTGGGTGAAACCTTTGCCCTCTTTGAGAGGCCCGACCTGAAAGACGACTTCGCCCAGCTCGCCGAAGAGGAGCTGAGGCACAGAAAGACCCTCGAGGGCCTCCTCTCAGAGGGAAGCCTCAAGAACATGATCTTCGACTACGTTGAGGAGCTTGAGCTGGAACCGATGGTGCACGACGAGAGGGCACACCCCGAGAGCCTTGAGGAACTGGTAGTAGAGGCGCTGATAAGGGAGAAGCACGCATACGAGCTCTACACGAGGCTGGCCGAGATTCTGGACGGCTCTCTAAGTCATATATTCAAGATGATGGCGGGGGAAGAGCTCAAACACGCCTACAGGCTGAGGCTCATATACGAAAAAATTGATGGATAA
- a CDS encoding HAD-IIA family hydrolase — MAGKIGIIFDMDGVVYRGNEPIKGAKELIEFLKEGRIPFIFLTNNSTKDPEMYREKLFSMGIDVPGEAIVTSGLATRLYMERHFEPGDVFVIGGKGLLREMERLGWGVVGLGDAREGAWKRIRHVIVGLDPELTYEKLKYGTLAIRNGASFIATNPDTTYPAEEGLYPGAGAIIAALKASTDKEPVVIGKPNEPAYEVVKDRLGDVEELWMVGDRLDTDIAFAKRFGMKAVMVLTGVSTLKDVAESDIKPDLVLPDVGELKRYLEAVL, encoded by the coding sequence ATGGCGGGGAAAATCGGGATAATCTTCGATATGGACGGCGTCGTCTACCGGGGCAACGAGCCGATAAAGGGTGCAAAAGAGCTCATAGAGTTCCTGAAGGAAGGGAGGATACCCTTTATCTTCCTCACAAACAACTCCACTAAAGACCCTGAGATGTACAGGGAAAAGCTCTTCTCAATGGGCATAGACGTGCCGGGGGAGGCTATAGTTACATCGGGCCTTGCCACAAGGCTCTACATGGAGAGGCACTTCGAACCGGGAGATGTTTTCGTAATTGGGGGGAAGGGGCTTCTCAGGGAGATGGAGCGCCTTGGCTGGGGTGTGGTTGGCCTTGGAGATGCCAGAGAAGGTGCCTGGAAGAGAATCAGGCACGTCATTGTCGGCCTTGACCCGGAGCTGACCTATGAGAAGCTCAAGTACGGGACGCTTGCCATAAGGAACGGAGCGAGCTTCATCGCAACCAACCCAGACACGACTTATCCAGCAGAGGAAGGACTCTATCCCGGCGCTGGGGCAATAATAGCCGCACTCAAGGCATCAACGGACAAGGAACCGGTAGTCATCGGCAAGCCCAACGAACCAGCCTACGAAGTTGTCAAGGATAGGCTTGGAGATGTTGAAGAACTCTGGATGGTCGGGGACAGGCTCGATACTGACATAGCGTTCGCAAAGCGCTTCGGTATGAAGGCCGTAATGGTGCTCACCGGTGTCAGCACGCTCAAGGACGTTGCCGAAAGCGACATAAAGCCCGACCTCGTTCTCCCAGATGTGGGAGAGCTGAAAAGGTACCTGGAGGCTGTCCTTTAG
- a CDS encoding DUF1616 domain-containing protein translates to MGWKRYWDLLTIIGLSLLLDLLIFYFPESLARKALGLAFVLFFPGYAFITALFPEKKELDNLERLALSFGLSIAIVPLIGLGLNYTPWGIRLLPILVSLTVFNVLFALAAIHRRANAINPWVPWITVERLKEELEWENSSRLDKALTVILIMAIISSIATLGYVITHPKPGEKFTEFYILGPGGKAADYPTELFVGENGTMIIGIVNHEHRNVTYYVQIWRMNLTWNSATNTTLIYEMYPMPGWFNVTLPSVPVNIEGNWTPQFETNYTFSINRPGKWQVWFLLFKDKPPELPPAPPDGNYAETDAKNLILEAINGTIQSLKLNIEVRP, encoded by the coding sequence ATGGGGTGGAAGAGGTACTGGGATTTGCTCACTATAATCGGCCTCTCACTGCTCCTCGACCTCCTGATATTCTACTTCCCGGAGAGTCTTGCGAGGAAGGCCCTTGGCTTAGCCTTCGTCCTCTTCTTCCCCGGCTACGCATTCATAACAGCTCTCTTCCCGGAGAAGAAGGAGCTCGACAACCTGGAGAGATTGGCGCTCAGCTTCGGCCTGAGCATAGCGATAGTTCCGCTCATAGGGCTCGGCCTCAACTACACCCCCTGGGGAATAAGGTTGCTCCCAATCCTCGTGAGCTTAACCGTCTTCAACGTCCTCTTTGCCCTCGCCGCGATCCACCGCAGGGCAAATGCCATAAACCCATGGGTGCCGTGGATAACGGTTGAGAGGCTCAAGGAGGAGCTTGAGTGGGAAAATTCCAGCAGGCTTGACAAAGCCCTAACGGTCATCCTCATAATGGCGATTATCTCCTCCATAGCAACCCTCGGCTACGTTATAACCCACCCGAAGCCTGGGGAGAAGTTTACGGAGTTCTACATACTCGGGCCGGGAGGAAAAGCTGCCGATTATCCGACGGAGCTCTTCGTTGGGGAGAACGGGACGATGATAATCGGCATAGTGAATCACGAGCACAGGAACGTGACCTATTACGTCCAGATATGGCGGATGAACCTGACCTGGAACAGCGCCACCAACACGACCCTGATATATGAGATGTACCCCATGCCCGGCTGGTTCAACGTGACCCTCCCCTCAGTTCCGGTGAACATAGAGGGCAACTGGACACCCCAGTTTGAGACCAACTACACGTTCAGCATAAACAGGCCAGGAAAGTGGCAGGTCTGGTTCCTCCTCTTCAAGGATAAACCCCCGGAGCTACCGCCAGCACCACCGGACGGGAACTACGCGGAGACCGATGCCAAGAACCTGATACTCGAGGCCATCAACGGGACGATACAGAGCCTAAAGCTCAACATAGAAGTGAGGCCGTGA
- a CDS encoding oligosaccharide flippase family protein, with translation MSEASQALQRIARGTGIVFFGTVFWLFFEFLSRALIARHYSTAEYGVFNLALTVLSIALILATLGFQNSLPRVVAFYREKEPSRVRDLI, from the coding sequence ATGAGCGAGGCAAGCCAGGCACTGCAGAGGATTGCAAGGGGAACGGGGATAGTGTTTTTTGGGACTGTATTTTGGTTGTTTTTTGAGTTTTTGAGCAGGGCATTGATAGCGAGGCATTATTCAACTGCAGAGTATGGTGTTTTTAATCTAGCTCTGACAGTTTTGAGTATTGCTCTTATACTAGCTACGCTTGGCTTTCAGAATTCTCTTCCTAGGGTAGTTGCATTTTACAGGGAGAAGGAGCCTTCGAGGGTTAGGGATTTAATTTAA